The following coding sequences are from one Nitrospirota bacterium window:
- a CDS encoding 50S ribosomal protein L9 translates to MKVILKENVEGVGHLGDLLDVSDGFARNYLLPRRKALEANIRNVKELEHAKRTMAEKAKKEKQEIETLAKKMSAVSLTITAQVGKDDKLFGSVTTKDIAEGLVEHGFTVDRRKIQLAQPIKELGTVAVSVKLHRDVTATVAVHVVRKAQEQEAVVETEA, encoded by the coding sequence ATGAAAGTGATTTTGAAAGAGAACGTGGAAGGGGTCGGCCATCTGGGCGACCTGCTGGACGTATCGGATGGCTTCGCACGGAACTATCTGCTCCCGCGCCGCAAGGCTTTGGAAGCCAATATCCGCAACGTCAAGGAGCTGGAGCATGCCAAGCGCACCATGGCGGAAAAGGCCAAGAAGGAGAAGCAGGAGATCGAGACCTTGGCCAAGAAGATGTCCGCGGTCTCGCTGACCATCACGGCCCAGGTAGGCAAGGATGACAAGCTTTTCGGATCGGTCACGACCAAGGATATCGCAGAGGGGCTGGTCGAGCATGGCTTTACGGTGGACCGCCGGAAGATCCAATTGGCGCAGCCGATCAAGGAACTGGGGACGGTGGCGGTATCGGTGAAGTTGCATCGTGATGTGACGGCGACGGTGGCGGTCCATGTGGTGAGGAAGGCGCAGGAGCAGGAGGCGGTCGTGGAGACCGAAGCCTGA